From a single Anomaloglossus baeobatrachus isolate aAnoBae1 chromosome 4, aAnoBae1.hap1, whole genome shotgun sequence genomic region:
- the LOC142302362 gene encoding retinoic acid receptor gamma-like: MKAQEVNRRLREKLQLSQSLRYITTTNSSADQRVQLDLGLWDKFSELATKCIIKIVEFAKRLPGFTTLTIADQITLLKAACLDILMLRICTRYTPEQDTMTFSDGLTLNRTQMHNAGFGPLTDLVFAFAGQLLPLEMDDTETGLLSAICLICGDRMDLEEPEKVEKLQEPLLEALKFYARRRRPNKPYMFPRMLMKITDLRGISTKGAERAITLKMEIPGPMPPLIREMLENPEAFEDGAETPKPSEPPSSESSEGSPTEEDSSGSKTP; the protein is encoded by the exons atgaaggcccAGGAAGTGAATAGGCGGCTGCGAGAGAAGTTACAGCTGAgccagagcctca gatatataaccaCTACGAATTCCAGCGCTGACCAAAGAGTGCAACTAGATCTTGGCCTATGGGATAAATTCAGTGAACTTGCCACCAAATGCATCATCAAGATAGTGGAGTTTGCCAAACGCTTGCCTGGTTTCACCACCTTGACCATTGCCGACCAAATAACCTTGTTGAAAGCCGCTTGCCTTGACATCCTGATGCTGCGAATTTGCACACGTTACACCCCTGAACAAGACACCATGACTTTTTCAGATGGTTTGACCTTGAACCGGACTCAGATGCACAATGCCGGTTTTGGTCCCCTAACAGACTTGGTTTTTGCCTTTGCTGGGCAGTTGCTCCCGTTGGAAATGGATGACACCGAAACAGGACTCTTGAGCGCCATCTGCCTAATCTGTGGAGATCGGATGGACTTGGAAGAGCCAGAAAAGGTAGAAAAGCTCCAGGAGCCATTGCTGGAAGCGCTTAAATTTTACGCTCGAAGACGAAGACCCAACAAGCCATACATGTTCCCTCGCATGCTTATGAAGATCACAGATTTGAGAGGAATCAGCACCAAAGGTGCTGAGCGGGCAATTACGTTGAAAATGGAGATCCCAGGACCTATGCCTCCATTGATCCGTGAAATGCTGGAGAATCCAGAGGCCTTTGAGGATGGTGCGGAAACCCCTAAACCCAGTGAACCTCCTTCCAGTGAAAGCAGCGAGGGCAGCCCTACAGAGGAAGATAGCAGTGGTTCCAAGACTCCTTAG